From the genome of Natrinema marinum:
CGTCGGTGTCGGGCTCTTCCTGATGCTGGCCGCCAGCTACGTCTCGGGTGCAGTCGTCCCCGTGTTGCTCGGAACGGGAAGCCTCAAGAAGACCTTCTCCGACGGGCGCATTCTGGAGTTCGCGCTCTCGGTGCACTATCTCAAGGGCGTGCTGTTTTTCACCGCCTTCTGGGTCGGCATGTCCATCGTCGGCAACATTATTTCGATCTTCCTCATACTGTCGCTCGTCGGTATCATCCTCCTTCCCTTGCTAGCGATCGTTCCGGCGGCGTACGCCACCCTCTTTACGTTCGCCATGTGGGGCTACATCTACAACGAAGCGGCGGAAGCCGGCGACGTGACGCCTGTCGAGCCCGACGCGCCGCTCACGATGTCGTAGCACCTGCGCTCTCGGGTACGCGTATCCGCTTCGAAACACCGCCGAAAACAGGTGCCGAAACCGATTCTACAGCGACGACCAGGACTTGCGCGCCTCGTTCCACGAGGTGATGTCGGCGATCCAGCGGGCGGCGATCATCTTCTTCAAGTTCTGGGCCGGGAAGCCGCCGAAGGTGTCGACTGGCAGGGCGATGCCAAAGGCGGGCTTGACGCCGTGGGCGACGGCCTTCTCGCCGACGGAGATGACGGTCCCTTTGTCGTCGAACTCCCAGGTCTTGAGCGGACGGTTCTCGAGCGCGCGAGCGATGTTCTCGCCGGCGACCTCCGCGGCCTGCCAGGCGGCCTGTGCCGTCGGTGGCGCGGGCTGGTCGCCCTGGTCGATGATCGCGGAGTCGCCGATGGCGAACACGCGCTCGTCGGAGGTCTGGAAGTTCGCCTCGGCAGTGAGCCGGTTGTGCTCGTTCTCGAGGTCGGTGCCGTCGAAGGCGTCCCGACCCGTGATGCCGCCGGTCCAGACGAGCACGTCGTACTCGAGGGGGTCGCCCTCGTCGAACTCGATGGCCTCGTCGGTCGCCTCGGTGATCGGATCGTCCGTGTGAATGCGGACGCCGGCCTCCTCGAGGAGGTCGCGCAGGGCCTGCTGAATCTCTGGGTCGTTGCCGGGGAAGATCTCCTCGAGGGCCTCGACGAGGTGGATCTCGATGGGTGCGCGGTGGTTGTCGCGGAACTCCGCGATCTCGCCGGCGGTCTGGATGCCCGAGAGGCCGGCGCCGCCGATGACGACCTGCGCGGGGTCGCCGCGGGTCGCTTCCTGGCTGGCCTCGGTGACGGCCTCGTGAATCTCGAGGGCGTCGTCGAGACTTTTGAGGGTCAGCGACTGTTCCTCGAGGCCGGGGATGCCGTAGTAGGCGGTCTGGCTCCCCAACCCGACGAGGACGTAGTCGTACTCGACATCGTCGCCCTCTGCGAGTTCGACGACCTGCTCGTCGGTGTCGAGGCCGGTGACCTCGTCCTGGACGAACCGGGTCGACGGGTCCGCGATCCGATCGACCGGGAAGGTGATGTCCGATCGAACGTCGGGGTCCCGGATGACGCGGTGGGACTCGTGGAGCACGAGGTGATAGTCGACGTCAGCGATCCAGGTTAGCCGGGCGTTGCCCCCCAGTTCCGACTGGAGTTTGGCGATCGCACCGGTACCGGCGTACCCGGCACCCAGCACGACGACGTTCTCAGTCATACGCCACACTGGGAAACACTATGATACAAAGGTGTTGAAACGAGAATCCGCGTGTTCGGTGTTGCCACACCCCTACTTTCACTGCGTTCACACCTCTCGAGTCGCCGACTCGTCTCCCCCGTGCGGTCAGAGAATACGCTTCCCGAACGCGCTCGCGGTGAGTTCGGCCGCCAGCGTCGCCGTCTCGTTGGCCTCGTCCAAGATCGGGTTCACCTCGACCACGTCCATCGAGCGGAGGAAGCCCTCGCCCTCGTTGCGCCGGGATATGGTCTCGAGGGCGGCGTGAGCCTCCCGGTAGGTGACGCCGCCGCGGACGGGGGTCCCGACGCCGGGTGCCGCCTTTGGGTCGAGCCAGTCCAGATCGAGGCTGACGTGGACGCCGTCGGTGCCGTCGGTCGCCACCGCGAGGGCGTCCTCGACGACCGCCGACACTCCCCGCTTG
Proteins encoded in this window:
- a CDS encoding NAD(P)/FAD-dependent oxidoreductase, which gives rise to MTENVVVLGAGYAGTGAIAKLQSELGGNARLTWIADVDYHLVLHESHRVIRDPDVRSDITFPVDRIADPSTRFVQDEVTGLDTDEQVVELAEGDDVEYDYVLVGLGSQTAYYGIPGLEEQSLTLKSLDDALEIHEAVTEASQEATRGDPAQVVIGGAGLSGIQTAGEIAEFRDNHRAPIEIHLVEALEEIFPGNDPEIQQALRDLLEEAGVRIHTDDPITEATDEAIEFDEGDPLEYDVLVWTGGITGRDAFDGTDLENEHNRLTAEANFQTSDERVFAIGDSAIIDQGDQPAPPTAQAAWQAAEVAGENIARALENRPLKTWEFDDKGTVISVGEKAVAHGVKPAFGIALPVDTFGGFPAQNLKKMIAARWIADITSWNEARKSWSSL